In one window of Cynocephalus volans isolate mCynVol1 chromosome 6, mCynVol1.pri, whole genome shotgun sequence DNA:
- the FLNC gene encoding filamin-C isoform X2 yields MMNNSGYSDVAGLGLGDEADEMPSTEKDLAEDAPWKKIQQNTFTRWCNEHLKCVGKRLTDLQRDLSDGLRLIALLEVLSQKRMYRKFHPRPNFRQMKLENVSVALEFLEREHIKLVSIDSKAIVDGNLKLILGLIWTLILHYSISMPMWEDEDDEDARKQTPKQRLLGWIQNKVPQLPITNFNRDWQDGKALGALVDNCAPGLCPDWEAWDPNQPVENAREAMQQADDWLGVPQVIAPEEIVDPNVDEHSVMTYLSQFPKAKLKPGAPVRSKQLYPKKAIAYGPGIEPQGNTVLQPAHFTVQTVDAGVGEVLVYIEDPEGHTEEAKVVPNNDKDRTYAVSYVPKVAGLHKVTVLFAGQNIERSPFEVNVGMALGDANKVSARGPGLEPVGNVANKPTYFDIYTAGAGTGDVAVVIVDPQGRRDTVEVALEDKGDSTFRCTYRPVMEGPHTVHVAFAGSPITRSPFPVHVAEACNPNACRASGRGLQPKGVRVKEVADFKVFTKGAGSGELKVTVKGPKGTEEPVKVREAGDGVFECEYYPVVPGKYVVTITWGSYAIPRSPFEVQVSPEAGVQKVRAWGPGLETGQVGKSADFVVEAIGTEVGTLGFSIEGPSQAKIECDDKGDGSCDVRYWPTEPGEYAVHVICDDEDIRDSPFIAHIHPAPPDCFPDKVKAFGPGLEPTGCIVDKLAEFTIDARAAGKGDLKLYAQDADGCPIDIKVIPNGDGTFRCSYVPTKPIKHTIIISWGGVNVPKSPFRVSVGEGSHPERVKVYGPGVEKTGLKANEPTYFTVDCSEAGQGDVSIGIKCAPGVVGPAEADIDFDIIKNDNDTFTVKYTPPGAGRYTIMVLFANQEIPASPFHIKVDPSHDASKVKAEGPGLNRTGVEVGKPTHFTVLTKGAGKAKLDVQFAGAAKGEAVRDFEIIDNHDYSYTVKYTAVQQGNMAVTVTYGGDPVPKSPFVVNVAPPLDLSKVKVQGLNSKVAVGQEQAFSVNTRGAGGQGQLDVRMTSPSRRPIPCKLEPGGGAEAQAVRYMPPEEGPYKVEITYDGHPVPGSPFAVEGVLPPDPSKVCAYGPGLKGGLVGTPAPFSIDTKGAGTGGLGLTVEGPCEAKIECQDNGDGSCAVSYLPTEPGEYTINILFAEAHIPGSPFKATIRPVFDPSKVRASGPGLERGKAGEAATFTVDCSEAGEAELTIEILSDAGVKAEVLIHNNADGTYHITYSPAFPGTYTITIKYGGHPVPKFPTRVHVQPAVDTSGIKVSGPGVEPHGVLREVTTEFTVDARSLTATGGNHVTARVLNPSGAKTDTYVTDNGDGTYRVQYTAYEEGVHLVEVLYDEVAVPKSPFRVGVTEGCDPTRVRAFGPGLESGLVNKANRFTVETRGAGTGGLGLAIEGPSEAKMSCKDNKDGSCTVEYIPFTPGDYDVNITFGGRPIPGSPFRVPVKDVVDPGKVKCSGPGLGAGVRARVPQTFTVDCSQAGRAPLQVAVLGPTGVAEPVEVRDKGDGTHTVHYTPATDGPYTVAVKYADQEVPRSPFKIKVLPAHDASKVRASGPGLNASGIPASLPVEFTIDARDAGEGLLTVQILDPEGKPKKANIRDNGDGTYTVSYLPDMSGRYTITIKYGGDEIPYSPFRIHAVPTGDASKCLVTVSIGGHGLGACLGPRIQIGEETVITVDAKAAGKGKVTCTVSTPDGAELDVDVVENHDGTFDIYYTAPEPGKYVITIRFGGEHIPNSPFHVLATEEPVVPVESMESMLRPFNLVIPFTMQKGELTGEVRMPSGKTARPNITDNKDGTITVRYAPTEKGLHHMGIKYDGNHIPGSPLQFYVDAINSRHVSAYGPGLSHGMVNKPATFTIVTKDAGEGGLSLAVEGPSKAEITCKDNKDGTCTVSYLPTAPGDYSIIVRFDDKHIPGSPFTAKITGDDSMRTSQLNVGTSTDVSLKITESDLSQLTASIRAPSGNEEPCLLKRLPNRHIGISFTPKEVGEHVVSVRKSGKHVTNSPFKILVGPSEIGDASKVRVWGKGLSEGHTFQVAEFIVDTRNAGYGGLGLSIEGPSKVDINCEDMEDGTCKVTYCPTEPGTYIINIKFADKHVPGSPFTVKVTGEGRMKESITRRRQAPSIATIGSTCDLNLKIPGNWFQMVSAQERLTRTFTRSSHTYTRTERTEISKTRGGETKREVRVEESTQVGGDPFPAVFGDFLGRERLGSFGSITRQQEGEASSQDMTAQVTSPSGKTEAAEIVEGEDSAYSVRFVPQEMGPHTVTVKYRGQHVPGSPFQFTVGPLGEGGAHKVRAGGTGLERGVAGVPAEFSIWTREAGAGGLSIAVEGPSKAEIAFEDRKDGSCGVSYIVQEPGDYEVSIKFNDEHIPDSPFVVPVASLSDDARRLTVTSLQETGLKVNQPASFAVQLNGARGVIDARVHTPSGAVEECYVSELDSDKHTIRFIPHENGVHSIDVKFNGAHIPGSPFKIRVGEQSQAGDPGLVSAYGPGLEGGTTGVSSEFIVNTLNAGSGALSVTIDGPSKVQLDCRECPEGHVVTYTPMAPGNYLIAIKYGGPQHIVGSPFKAKVTGPRLSGGHSLHETSTVLVETVTKSSSSRGSSYSSIPKFSSDASKVVTRGPGLSQAFVGQKNSFTVDCSKAGTNMMMVGVHGPKTPCEEVYVKHMGNRVYNVTYTVKEKGDYILIVKWGDESVPGSPFKVNVP; encoded by the exons ATGATGAACAACAGCGGCTACTCCGACGTCGCCGGCCTCGGCCTGGGCGACGAGGCGGACGAGATGCCGTCCACCGAGAAGGACCTGGCCGAGGACGCGCCGTGGAAGAAGATCCAGCAGAACACGTTCACGCGCTGGTGCAACGAGCACCTCAAGTGCGTGGGCAAGCGCCTGACCGACCTGCAGCGCGACCTCAGCGACGGACTGCGCCTCATCGCGCTGCTCGAGGTGCTCAGCCAGAAGCGCATGTACCGCAAGTTCCACCCGCGCCCCAACTTCCGCCAGATGAAGCTGGAGAACGTGTCCGTGGCCCTCGAGTTCCTGGAGCGCGAGCACATCAAGCTCGTGTCCATCG ATAGCAAAGCCATCGTGGATGGGAACCTGAAGCTGATCCTGGGCCTGATCTGGACGCTGATCCTGCACTACTCCATCTCCATGCCCATGTGGGAGGATGAGGACGACGAAGATGCCCGTAAACAGACGCCCAAGCAGCGGCTGCTCGGCTGGATCCAGAACAAGGTGCCCCAGCTGCCCATCACCAACTTCAACCGCGACTGGCAGGATGGCAAAGCTCTGGGTGCCCTGGTGGACAATTGCGCCCCCG GCCTCTGCCCCGACTGGGAGGCCTGGGACCCAAACCAGCCTGTGGAGAATGCCCGAGAGGCCATGCAGCAGGCAGACGACTGGCTCGGGGTGCCACAG GTGATTGCCCCTGAGGAGATCGTGGACCCCAATGTGGATGAGCATTCTGTCATGACCTACCTGTCCCAGTTCCCCAAGGCCAAGCTCAAACCTGGTGCCCCTGTTCGCTCCAAGCAGCTATACCCCAAGAAGGCCATCGCCTATGGGCCTG GCATCGAGCCGCAGGGCAACACCGTGCTGCAGCCTGCGCACTTCACTGTGCAGACCGTGGATGCTGGCGTGGGCGAGGTGCTGGTCTACATCGAGGACCCTGAGGGCCACACTGAGGAG GCCAAGGTGGTTCCCAACAATGACAAGGACCGCACCTATGCTGTCTCCTATGTGCCCAAGGTTGCCGGGTTGCACAAG GTGACCGTGCTCTTTGCTGGCCAGAACATAGAACGCAGCCCCTTTGAAGTGAATGTGGGCATGGCCCTGGGGGATGCCAACAAGGTGTCAGCCCGTGGCCCTGGCCTGGAACCTGTGGGCAATGTCGCCAACAAACCTACCTACTTTGACATCTACACTGCAG GGGCTGGCACTGGTGATGTGGCTGTGGTGATTGTGGACCCGCAGGGCCGGCGGGACACAGTGGAGGTTGCCCTGGAGGACAAGGGCGACAGCACGTTCCGCTGCACATACAGGCCTGTGATGGAGGGACCTCACACGGTGCATGTGGCCTTTGCTGGTTCCCCCATCACCCGCAGTCCCTTCCCCGTCCATGTGGCAGAAG cctgTAACCCCAATGCCTGTCGCGCCTCTGGGAGAGGCCTGCAGCCCAAGGGTGTGCGTGTGAAAGAGGTGGCTGACTTCAAGGTGTTCACCAAGGGCGCTGGTAGTGGGGAACTCAAGGTCACAGTCAAAGGGCCAA AGGGCACGGAGGAGCCAGTGAAGGTACGCGAGGCTGGCGACGGTGTGTTTGAGTGCGAATACTACCCTGTGGTGCCTGGGAAGTATGTGGTGACCATCACATGGGGCAGCTATGCCATCCCCCGCAG CCCCTTCGAGGTACAGGTGAGCCCAGAGGCAGGAGTACAGAAGGTACGGGCCTGGGGTCCTGGTTTGGAAACTGGCCAGGTCGGCAAGTCAGCCGACTTTGTGGTGGAGGCCATTGGCACGGAGGTGGGGACACTGG gcTTCTCCATTGAGGGGCCCTCGCAGGCCAAGATCGAGTGTGACGACAAGGGGGACGGCTCCTGCGATGTGCGGTACTGGCCCACGGAGCCTGGGGAGTACGCTGTGCACGTCATCTGTGACGATGAGGACATCCGTGACTCGCCTTTCATTGCCCACATCCATCCAGCCCCACCCGACTGCTTCCCGGACAAG GTGAAGGCCTTCGGGCCTGGCCTGGAGCCCACTGGCTGCATTGTGGACAAGCTTGCCGAGTTCACCATTGACGCCCGTGCAGCTGGCAAGGGTGACCTGAAGCTCTATGCCCAG GACGCGGACGGCTGCCCCATTGACATCAAGGTGATCCCCAATGGTGATGGTACCTTCCGCTGCTCCTACGTGCCCACCAAGCCCATTAAGCACACCATCATCATCTCCTGGGGAGGCGTCAACGTGCCCAAGAGTCCTTTCCGG GTGAGCGTGGGAGAGGGCAGTCACCCTGAGCGGGTAAAAGTGTATGGCCCCGGCGTGGAGAAGACAGGTCTCAAGGCCAACGAGCCCACCTATTTCACGGTGGACTGCAGCGAGGCGGGGCAAG GCGATGTGAGCATTGGCATCAAGTGCGCCCCTGGCGTGGTGGGCCCTGCAGAGGCTGACATCGACTTCGACATCATCAAGAATGACAATGACACCTTCACAGTCAAGTACACGCCCCCAGGGGCTGGCCGCTACACCATCATGGTGCTGTTTGCCAACCAG GAGATCCCTGCCAGCCCCTTCCACATCAAGGTGGATCCGTCCCACGATGCCAGCAAGGTCAAGGCTGAGGGGCCTGGGCTGAACCGCACTG GTGTGGAAGTTGGGAAGCCCACTCACTTCACCGTGCTGACCAAGGGAGCTGGCAAGGCCAAGCTGGATGTGCAGTTTGCTGGGGCAGCCAAGGGTGAGGCTGTGCGGGACTTTGAAATTATAGACAACCATGACTACTCCTACACCGTCAAGTACACAGCTGTCCAGCAG GGCAACATGGCCGTGACAGTGACGTATGGCGGGGATCCTGTCCCCAAGAGCCCCTTTGTGGTGAATGTGGCACCCCCCTTGGACCTCAGCAAAGTCAAAGTTCAAGGCCTCAACAGCA AGGTGGCTGTGGGGCAGGAACAAGCATTCTCCGTGAACACACGCGGGGCCGGCGGTCAGGGCCAGCTGGACGTGCGGATGACCTCACCCTCCCGACGACCCATCCCCTGCAAGCTGGAGCCCGGGGGTGGAGCTGAAGCCCAGGCTGTGCGCTACATGCCCCCTGAGGAGGGGCCTTACAAGGTGGAAATCACCTACGACGGTCACCCAGTGCCTGGCAGCCCCTTTGCCGTGGAAGGTGTCCTGCCCCCTGACCCTTCCAAG GTCTGTGCTTATGGCCCTGGTCTCAAGGGCGGACTGGTAGGCACCCCCGCACCCTTCTCAATCGACACCAAGGGGGCTGGCACAGGTGGCCTGGGGCTGACAGTGGAGGGCCCCTGCGAGGCCAAGATCGAGTGCCAAGACAATGGGGACGGTTCGTGTGCTGTCAGCTACCTGCCCACGGAGCCAGGCGAGTACACCATTAACATCCTGTTTGCTGAAGCCCACATCCCTGGCTCACCCTTCAAGGCCACCATCCGGCCCGTGTTCGACCCGAGCAAGGTGCGGGCCAGTGGGCCGGGCCTGGAACGTGGCAAGGCTGGTGAGGCAGCCACCTTCACTGTGGACTGCTCGGAGGCGGGCGAGGCCGAGCTGACCATCGAGATCCTGTCTGACGCTGGCGTCAAGGCCGAGGTGCTGATCCACAACAATGCCGATGGCACCTACCACATCACCTACAGCCCTGCCTTCCCCGGCACCTACACCATCACCATCAAGTATGGCGGGCACCCCGTACCCAAATTCCCTACCCGTGTCCACGTGCAGCCTGCTGTCGACACAAGTGGCATCAAGGTCTCGGGGCCCGGTGTGGAGCCACACG GTGTCCTGCGGGAGGTGACCACTGAGTTCACTGTGGACGCAAGATCCCTAACAGCCACAGGTGGCAACCATGTGACGGCTCGTGTGCTCAACCCCTCGGGCGCTAAGACGGACACCTACGTGACAGACAACGGGGATGGCACCTACCGAGTGCAGTACACGGCCTATGAAGAGG GCGTGCATTTGGTGGAGGTGCTGTATGATGAGGTAGCTGTGCCCAAGAGCCCCTTCCGAGTGGGCGTGACCGAGGGCTGTGACCCTACCCGCGTCCGGGCCTTTGGACCAGGCCTGGAGAGTGGCTTGGTCAACAAGGCCAACCGCTTCACTGTGGAAACCAG GGGAGCTGGCACCGGGGGCCTAGGCCTAGCCATCGAGGGCCCCTCAGAAGCCAAGATGTCCTGCAAGGACAACAAGGATGGTAGCTGCACTGTGGAGTACATCCCCTTCACCCCCGGAGACTACGATGTCAACATCACCTTTGGGGGGCGGCCCATCCCAG GGAGCCCATTCCGGGTGCCGGTGAAGGATGTGGTGGACCCTGGGAAGGTGAAGTGTTCGGGGCCAGGGCTGGGAGCTGGTGTCAGGGCCCGGGTACCCCAGACCTTCACGGTGGACTGCAGTCAAGCAGGCCGGGCCCCCCTGCAGGTGGCCGTGCTGGGCCCCACAG GTGTGGCTGAACCTGTGGAGGTGCGTGACAAGGGGGATGGCACCCATACTGTCCACTATACCCCAGCCACTGATGGGCCCTACACAGTAGCTGTCAAGTATGCCGACCAGGAGGTGCCACGCAG CCccttcaagatcaaggtgcttcCAGCCCATGATGCCAGCAAGGTGCGGGCCAGCGGCCCTGGCCTCAATGCCTCCGGCATTCCTGCCAGCCTGCCCGTGGAGTTCACCATCGATGCTCGGGATGCTGGGGAGGGTCTGCTCACTGTCCAGATCCTG GACCCTGAGGGTAAGCCCAAGAAGGCCAATATCCGAGACAACGGGGACGGCACGTACACTGTGTCCTACCTGCCGGACATGAGTGGCCGGTACACCATCACCATCAAGTACGGTGGCGACGAGATCCCCTACTCACCCTTCCGCATCCATGCTGTGCCCACTGGGGACGCCAGCAAGTGCCTTGTCACAG tgtCCATTGGCGGCCACGGCCTGG GTGCATGCCTGGGCCCCCGTATCCAGATTGGAGAGGAGACCGTGATCACAGTGGACGCCAAGGCAGCTGGCAAGGGGAAGGTGACATGCACGGTGTCCACACCGGACGGGGCAGAGCTCGACGTGGACGTGGTTGAGAACCATGACGGTACCTTTGACATCTACTACACGGCGCCCGAGCCGGGCAAGTACGTCATCACCATCCGCTTTGGGGGCGAGCACATCCCCAACAGCCCCTTCCACGTGCTG GCCACAGAGGAGCCAGTGGTGCCCGTGGAGTCAATGGAGTCCATGCTGAGGCCCTTCAACCTGGTCATCCCCTTCACCATGCAGAAAGGGGAGCTCACAG GGGAGGTGCGGATGCCCTCTGGGAAGACTGCGCGACCCAACATCACCGACAATAAGGACGGCACCATCACAGTGAGGTACGCGCCCACCGAGAAAGGCCTGCACCACATGGGGATCAAGTATGACGGCAACCACATCCCTG GgagccccctgcagttctatgtgGACGCCATCAACAGCCGCCATGTCAGTGCCTACGGTCCAGGCCTGAGCCACGGCATGGTCAATAAGCCGGCCACCTTCACCATTGTCACCAAGGATGCTGGGGAAG GGGGTCTGTCGCTGGCTGTGGAAGGCCCGTCCAAGGCAGAGATCACCTGCAAGGACAACAAGGATGGCACCTGTACTGTGTCCTACCTGCCCACAGCACCTGGAGACTACAGCATCATAGTGCGCTTTGATGACAAGCACATCCCGGGGAGCCCCTTCACAGCCAAGATCACAG GTGATGACTCCATGAGGACGTCACAGCTGAATGTGGGCACCTCCACGGACGTGTCGCTGAAGATCACTGAGAGTGATCTGAGTCAGCTGACCGCCAGCATTCGTGCACCCTCGGGCAACGAGGAGCCCTGCCTGCTGAAGCGCCTGCCCAACCGGCACATCG GGATCTCCTTCACCCCCAAGGAGGTTGGGGAGCACGTGGTGAGTGTCCGCAAGAGTGGCAAGCACGTCACCAACAGCCCCTTCAAGATTCTGGTGGGGCCGTCTGAGATCGGGGATGCCAGCAAGGTGCGGGTCTGGGGCAAGGGCCTTTCCGAGGGACACACCTTCCAGGTGGCAGAGTTCATCGTGGACACTCGTAATGCAG GCTATGGGGGCCTGGGGCTGAGTATTGAAGGCCCTAGCAAAGTGGACATCAACTGCGAGGACATGGAGGATGGCACGTGCAAAGTCACCTACTGCCCCACTGAGCCTGGCACCTACATCATCAACATCAAGTTTGCCGACAAGCACGTACCAG GCAGCCCCTTCACTGTGAAGGTTACCGGCGAGGGCCGCATGAAGGAAAGCATCACCCGGCGTAGACAGGCACCTTCCATCGCCACCATCGGCAGCACCTGCGACCTCAACCTCAAGATCCCAG GGAACTGGTTTCAGATGGTGTCTGCCCAGGAGCGCCTGACACGCACCTTCACGCGCAGCAGCCACACGTACACCCGCACAGAGCGCACAGAGATCAGCAAGACGCGGGGCGGGGAGACCAAGCGCGAGGTGCGGGTGGAGGAGTCCACCCAGGTTGGCGGAGACCCCTTCCCCGCTGTCTTCGGGGACTTCCTGGGCCGGGAACGCCTAGGCTCCTTCGGTAGCATCACCCGGCAACAAGAGG GTGAGGCCAGCTCCCAGGACATGACTGCACAGGTGACCAGCCCGTCGGGCAAGACAGAAGCCGCAGAGATTGTCGAGGGAGAGGACAGCGCATATAGTGTGCGCTTTGTACCCCAGGAGATGGGCCCCCACACAGTCACTGTCAAGTATCGTGGTCAGCATGTGCCCGGCAGCCCCTTTCAGTTCACTGTAGGGCCGCTGGGTGAAGGTGGTGCCCACAAGGTGCGGGCCGGAGGCACAGGGCTGGAGCGAGGTGTGGCCGGCGTGCCAG CTGAGTTCAGCATCTGGACCCGAGAAGCAGGTGCTGGGGGCCTGTCCATTGCTGTGGAGGGTCCCAGCAAGGCGGAGATTGCATTTGAAGACCGCAAAGATGGCTCCTGTGGCGTCTCCTACATTGTCCAGGAGCCAG gtGACTATGAGGTCTCCATCAAGTTCAATGATGAGCACATCCCAGACAGCCCCTTTGTGGTGCCCGTGGCCTCCCTCTCAGATGACGCTCGTCGTCTTACGGTCACCAGCCTCCAG GAGACGGGGCTCAAGGTGAACCAGCCAGCATCATTTGCGGTGCAGCTGAACGGCGCGCGGGGCGTGATTGACGCCAGGGTACACACACCCTCAGGTGCAGTGGAGGAGTGCTACGTATCTGAGCTGGACAGTG ACAAGCACACCATCCGCTTCATCCCCCATGAGAATGGCGTCCACTCCATCGATGTCAAGTTCAATGGTGCCCACATCCCTGGAAGTCCCTTCAAGATCCGCGTTGGGGAGCAGAgccaggctggagacccaggctTGGTGTCAGCCTATGGTCCTGGGCTGGAGGGAGGCACTACTG GCGTGTCATCAGAATTCATCGTGAACACCCTGAACGCGGGCTCAGGGGCCTTGTCCGTTACCATTGATGGCCCCTCCAAGGTGCAGCTAGACTGTCGGGAGTGTCCTGAGGGCCATGTGGTCACTTACACTCCCATGGCCCCTGGCAACTACCTCATTGCCATCAAGTATGGAGGCCCACAGCACATCGTGGGCAGCCCATTCAAAGCTAAGGTCACAG GTCCCCGGCTATCTGGAGGCCACAGCCTTCATGAAACATCCACGGTTCTAGTGGAGACTGTGACCAAGTCTTCCTCAAGCCGGGGCTCCAGCTACAGTTCCATCCCCAAGTTCTCCTCGGATGCCAGCAAGGTGGTGACACGGGGCCCTGGGCTGTCCCAGGCCTTTGTGGGCCAGAAGAACTCTTTCACCGTGGATTGCAGCAAAGCAG GCACCAACATGATGATGGTGGGCGTGCATGGGCCCAAGACCCCCTGCGAGGAGGTGTACGTGAAACACATGGGGAACCGGGTATACAATGTCACCTACACTGTCAAAGAGAAAGGGGACTACATCCTGATCGTGAAGTGGGGTGACGAAAGTGTCCCTGGAAGCCCCTTCAAAGTCAATGTGCCCTGA